Proteins encoded in a region of the Neodiprion lecontei isolate iyNeoLeco1 chromosome 5, iyNeoLeco1.1, whole genome shotgun sequence genome:
- the LOC107226004 gene encoding transcription initiation factor TFIID subunit 6 isoform X1 has product MNDNDSIYGTTLSQESMKVIAESIGVGNLPDEAAKDLAEDVSYRLKEIIQDAAKFMHHSKRQRMTAHDIDHALKIKNIEPTYGFFARENVPFRFASGGGRELHFVEDKEIDLNEAVSNSQSWPKLPLEVTLRAHWLCIDGVQPTIPENPPPVSKDAQKVESVDPTSKLTAKGQSVGIGKPGGGGKSQKLRNVETVHVKQLATHELSVEQQLYYKEITEACVGSDEARRAEALQSLSADPGLHEMLARMCTFIAEGVRVNVVQNNLALLIYLMRMVKALLDNPSLYLEKYLHELIPSVATCIVSRQLCMRPEMDNHWALRDFASRLMAQICKNFNTSTNNVQTRVTRMFSQALAKNSQVNQFGTPLASLYGAIEGLSELGPEVVKALIIPKIKSISERIESCIEGPVLSSIDKNGAGHIKTLLVKVVAPVLKGMRPAPDYVEEYKQDFGYVGPVLCAAVAKARIQPATLTTSATASTTLTTNQQQGPTTVVTKPLVQSVPAGSPGQQAPSRTMILGSGRGGTTPTGGCQKFVILQSRSQTPTMPNVVQTPGQQQQQQQVKITQNSSSHQQKQHLQGSTPKLVVVCMPSSNQNATTTVSQASLTSKPQTVFVTQQSIERSLSPTDEHAFQ; this is encoded by the exons ATGAATGACAACGATTCGATATACGGGACGACTCTGTCCCAGGAGTCCATGAAAGTGATCGCAGAAAGCATTGGGGTCGGAAATCTTCCTGACGAGGCTGCCAAGGATCTCGCCGAGGATGTAAGCTACAGGCTAAAGGAGATCATTCAG GATGCAGCAAAATTCATGCACCACAGTAAGCGTCAGAGGATGACTGCACACGACATCGACCATGCATTAAAGATAAAGAACATCGAGCCGACATATGGCTTCTTTGCGCGAGAAAACGTCCCCTTCAGATTCGCATCGGGAGGAGGTAGAGAATTGCACTTTGTCGAGGACAAGGAGATAGACTTGAACGAAGCAGTGTCCAACAGCCAGTCGTGGCCTAAGCTACCGCTCGAAGTAACGTTGCGAGCCCATTGGCTTTGCATTGATGGCGTCCAGCCGACGATTCCAGAAAATCCACCTCCTGTATCCAAGG aCGCGCAAAAGGTTGAGAGTGTTGATCCGACAAGCAAGCTCACTGCCAAGGGTCAGAGTGTCGGCATTGGTAAGccgggaggaggaggaaagaGTCAAAAGTTGAGAAACGTTGAGACGGTGCATGTAAAGCAGCTTGCTACCCACGAGCTCAGTGTTGAGCAGCAGCTCTACTACAAGGAGATAACCGAGGCCTGCGTTGGATCGGACGAGGCTCGTAGAGCTGAGGCCCTGCAATCTTTGTCTGCGGATCCTGGTTTGCATGAAATGCTTGCCAGAATGTGCACCTTCATCGCCGAAGGCGTCAGGGTCAATGTGGTGCAAAACAATCTCGCACTTCTCATTTACCTCATGAGAATGGTCAAAGCCCTTCTCGACAATCCCAGCCTTTATCTAGAGAAATAC CTGCACGAGCTGATACCGTCAGTAGCGACGTGCATAGTCTCTCGGCAGCTATGCATGAGACCTGAAATGGACAATCATTGGGCGCTGAGAGATTTTGCATCACGCCTGATGGCCCAGATCTGCAAGAACTTCAACACGTCGACGAACAATGTGCAGACCAGAGTTACTCGCATGTTTAGTCAGGCGCTGGCTAAGAATAGTCAGGTAAATCAATTCGGG ACGCCCTTGGCCTCGCTCTACGGGGCGATCGAAGGACTCTCTGAGCTCGGCCCAGAGGTGGTCAAGGCGCTGATCATTCCAAAGATAAAATCCATATCTGAGAGGATCGAGAGCTGCATTGAGGGGCCCGTACTTTCCAGTATTGATAAAAACGGTGCTGGTCATATCAAGACGCTGTTAGTT AAAGTTGTCGCTCCTGTGTTGAAAGGCATGCGTCCGGCTCCGGATTACGTTGAAGAGTACAAACAAGACTTTGGATACGTCGGTCCAGTGCTTTGTGCCGCTGTTGCTAAAGCTCGAATCCAACCTGCAACTCTTACCACCTCCGCAACGGCCTCCACCACTCTCACCACAAACCAGCAACAGGGACCAACCACTGTGGTGACAAAACCGCTCGTTCAATCAG TGCCCGCGGGTAGCCCAGGTCAGCAGGCTCCTAGCAGAACGATGATACTGGGTTCCGGCAGGGGTGGAACAACGCCGACGGGCGGCTGTCAGAAGTTCGTCATACTTCAGTCGAGATCGCAGACACCGACGATGCCGAACGTCGTACAAACACCAGgccaacagcagcaacagcagcaggtCAAGATAACGCAAAATAGTTCTAGTCATCAACAAAAGCAACATCTCCAGGGTAGCACCCCAAAACTGGTGGTGGTTTGCATGCCTAGTAGTAACCAGAACGCCACGACCACTGTGTCTCAG GCCAGTCTTACTTCTAAACCACAGACAGTCTTTGTTACTCAACAAAGCATCGAAAGATCTCTGAGCCCCACCGACGAGCACGCTTTTCAATAg
- the LOC107226004 gene encoding transcription initiation factor TFIID subunit 6 isoform X2, whose protein sequence is MNDNDSIYGTTLSQESMKVIAESIGVGNLPDEAAKDLAEDVSYRLKEIIQDAAKFMHHSKRQRMTAHDIDHALKIKNIEPTYGFFARENVPFRFASGGGRELHFVEDKEIDLNEAVSNSQSWPKLPLEVTLRAHWLCIDGVQPTIPENPPPVSKDAQKVESVDPTSKLTAKGQSVGIGKPGGGGKSQKLRNVETVHVKQLATHELSVEQQLYYKEITEACVGSDEARRAEALQSLSADPGLHEMLARMCTFIAEGVRVNVVQNNLALLIYLMRMVKALLDNPSLYLEKYLHELIPSVATCIVSRQLCMRPEMDNHWALRDFASRLMAQICKNFNTSTNNVQTRVTRMFSQALAKNSQTPLASLYGAIEGLSELGPEVVKALIIPKIKSISERIESCIEGPVLSSIDKNGAGHIKTLLVKVVAPVLKGMRPAPDYVEEYKQDFGYVGPVLCAAVAKARIQPATLTTSATASTTLTTNQQQGPTTVVTKPLVQSVPAGSPGQQAPSRTMILGSGRGGTTPTGGCQKFVILQSRSQTPTMPNVVQTPGQQQQQQQVKITQNSSSHQQKQHLQGSTPKLVVVCMPSSNQNATTTVSQASLTSKPQTVFVTQQSIERSLSPTDEHAFQ, encoded by the exons ATGAATGACAACGATTCGATATACGGGACGACTCTGTCCCAGGAGTCCATGAAAGTGATCGCAGAAAGCATTGGGGTCGGAAATCTTCCTGACGAGGCTGCCAAGGATCTCGCCGAGGATGTAAGCTACAGGCTAAAGGAGATCATTCAG GATGCAGCAAAATTCATGCACCACAGTAAGCGTCAGAGGATGACTGCACACGACATCGACCATGCATTAAAGATAAAGAACATCGAGCCGACATATGGCTTCTTTGCGCGAGAAAACGTCCCCTTCAGATTCGCATCGGGAGGAGGTAGAGAATTGCACTTTGTCGAGGACAAGGAGATAGACTTGAACGAAGCAGTGTCCAACAGCCAGTCGTGGCCTAAGCTACCGCTCGAAGTAACGTTGCGAGCCCATTGGCTTTGCATTGATGGCGTCCAGCCGACGATTCCAGAAAATCCACCTCCTGTATCCAAGG aCGCGCAAAAGGTTGAGAGTGTTGATCCGACAAGCAAGCTCACTGCCAAGGGTCAGAGTGTCGGCATTGGTAAGccgggaggaggaggaaagaGTCAAAAGTTGAGAAACGTTGAGACGGTGCATGTAAAGCAGCTTGCTACCCACGAGCTCAGTGTTGAGCAGCAGCTCTACTACAAGGAGATAACCGAGGCCTGCGTTGGATCGGACGAGGCTCGTAGAGCTGAGGCCCTGCAATCTTTGTCTGCGGATCCTGGTTTGCATGAAATGCTTGCCAGAATGTGCACCTTCATCGCCGAAGGCGTCAGGGTCAATGTGGTGCAAAACAATCTCGCACTTCTCATTTACCTCATGAGAATGGTCAAAGCCCTTCTCGACAATCCCAGCCTTTATCTAGAGAAATAC CTGCACGAGCTGATACCGTCAGTAGCGACGTGCATAGTCTCTCGGCAGCTATGCATGAGACCTGAAATGGACAATCATTGGGCGCTGAGAGATTTTGCATCACGCCTGATGGCCCAGATCTGCAAGAACTTCAACACGTCGACGAACAATGTGCAGACCAGAGTTACTCGCATGTTTAGTCAGGCGCTGGCTAAGAATAGTCAG ACGCCCTTGGCCTCGCTCTACGGGGCGATCGAAGGACTCTCTGAGCTCGGCCCAGAGGTGGTCAAGGCGCTGATCATTCCAAAGATAAAATCCATATCTGAGAGGATCGAGAGCTGCATTGAGGGGCCCGTACTTTCCAGTATTGATAAAAACGGTGCTGGTCATATCAAGACGCTGTTAGTT AAAGTTGTCGCTCCTGTGTTGAAAGGCATGCGTCCGGCTCCGGATTACGTTGAAGAGTACAAACAAGACTTTGGATACGTCGGTCCAGTGCTTTGTGCCGCTGTTGCTAAAGCTCGAATCCAACCTGCAACTCTTACCACCTCCGCAACGGCCTCCACCACTCTCACCACAAACCAGCAACAGGGACCAACCACTGTGGTGACAAAACCGCTCGTTCAATCAG TGCCCGCGGGTAGCCCAGGTCAGCAGGCTCCTAGCAGAACGATGATACTGGGTTCCGGCAGGGGTGGAACAACGCCGACGGGCGGCTGTCAGAAGTTCGTCATACTTCAGTCGAGATCGCAGACACCGACGATGCCGAACGTCGTACAAACACCAGgccaacagcagcaacagcagcaggtCAAGATAACGCAAAATAGTTCTAGTCATCAACAAAAGCAACATCTCCAGGGTAGCACCCCAAAACTGGTGGTGGTTTGCATGCCTAGTAGTAACCAGAACGCCACGACCACTGTGTCTCAG GCCAGTCTTACTTCTAAACCACAGACAGTCTTTGTTACTCAACAAAGCATCGAAAGATCTCTGAGCCCCACCGACGAGCACGCTTTTCAATAg